The DNA region GGAATAAATTCCATTGAAAGTTTGAAAGGGAATCGACTTATGCTTCGAGGCATTGGGTTGAACGAAAAAGAACTTTCGATTTTGGGCATTAAACACGCCGGAGAATAATAATATGAAAAGAGTTTATGTAAATGAAAAATGGTGTTTAGGTTGTCATTTGTGCGAATATTACTGCGCTTTTTCCGGAACAAACGAAAAAGATATGGCAAGAGCGCTCAAAGACAGCAAAATAAATCCGCGGATAAAAATTGAAAAAAAAGACGAGGTAAGTTTTGCCGTTTCCTGTCGTCACTGCCGCGAGCCGCTGTGCGTTAAGGGTTGCATAACGGGTGCGTTAAGCGTCACAAACGGCGTTATCACGATAGACGGCGACAGGTGTGTCAGTTGTTATACTTGTATTTTGAGTTGTCCTTACGGCGCAATTTCTCCTTCGGACGACGGTGCGGTGCAAAAATGCGAATTATGCGTTAAAACTTCCGTTAGAAATACGTCCGTAGGATTCCAGCCTGCTTGTGTGAGAG from Chitinispirillales bacterium includes:
- a CDS encoding 4Fe-4S binding protein, translating into MKRVYVNEKWCLGCHLCEYYCAFSGTNEKDMARALKDSKINPRIKIEKKDEVSFAVSCRHCREPLCVKGCITGALSVTNGVITIDGDRCVSCYTCILSCPYGAISPSDDGAVQKCELCVKTSVRNTSVGFQPACVRGCPNAAIVFEERGQE